The Sphingomonas sp. R1 genome segment GACGCGAGCCAGATGGTGACGCAACAGGCGCAGACGCTGGCCGATGTGTTCGGGCTGAAGACCGAACAGGTGCGGCTCACCTCGCCCTATGTCGGCGGCGGCTTTGGCAGCAAGGGGCTTTGGGATCACCAGATCATCGGCGCCGCTGCGGCGCGGCTTTCGGGTCGCCCGGTCCGCATCGCCCTCTCCCGCGAGGGGGTCTACCGGGTGGTCGGCGGGCGCTCGCTCACCGAGCAGCGGGTGGCGATCGGCGCGGATTCCGATGGGCGCTTCGCGGCGCTGATCCATACCGGGCTCTCGGTCATGACGCCGCACAACAACATGCCCGAGCCGTTCATCCTCGGCAGCCAGGCGGCCTATGCCTCGCCCAACATCCTGCTGAAGGTGGAGGTGACGCGCATGAACGCGCTCGCCAACACGTTCATGCGCGCGCCGGGCGAGGCCGTCGGCACCTTTGCGCTGGAGTCCGCGATCGACGAGCTCGCCGTGCAGCTCGGAATCGATCCCGTCGAGCTGCGCCTGCGCAACGAGCCGGAGAAGGATCCGACGAACGGTCGGCCCTTCTCCTGCCGCCACATCGCCGAGGCATGGCGGCGCGGCGCGGCGCGGTTCGGCTGGGCCGATCGTCCGGCGCCCGCGACGCGGCAGGAGGGCGAATGGCGCATCGGGGTCGGCTGCGCGACCGGCACCTATCCCTATTATCGGATGCCGGGCGCCGAAGCCCGCATCACCCTGTCGCGCGACGGCGAGGACGTCCGCGCGAAAGTGGAGGTTGCCGCCGCCGAAATGGGCATGGGGACGGCGACGACGACGGCGCTGGTCGCGGCGGAGCGGCTCGGGCTCGCGATCGAGCAGATCGATGTCGTCTATGGCGATTCCGCCATCCCCGGCGCGATCATGGCGGGGGGCTCGCAACAGACCGCCGCGATCGGGGCCGCGGTGATCGCCGCGCATGCGGCGCTGGTCGGCGAACTGCTCACGCTGGCCGGGAACGATTCTCCGCTCGCTGGTCTGTCACCGCGGGACGTCGGCTGCGACGATGGCGGACTCGCCGCACTGGCCGATCCCGCTCGCCGGGAGCGGTACGCCTCCATCCTCGCACGGGCACAGCGCGACAGCATCACCGTTACCAAAGCCGGATCGATGCCGCTGGAGACGATGCACTGGTCGATGCACTCGCACAGCGCGTTGTTCTGCGAGGTGGCGGTCAACAGCGTCACGGGGGAGACGCGGGTGCGCCGGTTCCTGGGATCGTTCGACTGTGGCCGCATCCTCAATCCGAAGACTGCCGCCAGCCAGTTTCGCGGCGGCATCATCATGGGGCTGGGCATGGCGCTGATGGAGGAAACCCAGTTCGACGAGCGCAACGGCCGGATCATGAACCCGAGCCTCGCGGAATATCATGTGCCGGTGCATCTGGACGTGCCCGAGATCGACGTGATCTGGACGGACATTCCCGATCCGCACACGCCGATGGGCGCACATGGGGTCGGCGAGATCGGCATCACCGGTGTCGCCGCCGCAGTGGCGAACGCGATCTACAACGCGACCGGCAAGCGGGTACGCGCGCTGCCGATCACGCTCGACAAGCTGCTTTAAGACCGGCCGTGCCGCCGCTTGCCTCTGCATGATCGGTCACCCACGTGCGGGCGGCGCTGAATGTCCGTTCTCGGGATCGCTTTCCGGTGCGCGTGCAATCCGGTAAGGCCCTGTACGCGCGGGCAGTGTCTGGCCTTTCCATCGCAGCCGGATCGCGCCTTGCGCCAGCAATTGATCGACTCCGGCATGGACGATCGGCATCGCCGCGCGCCAATCCGCGGCAATCTCCGGGGATGATCCCGCCGCGACCCGCCGGGCTGCCTCGCTCGGGCAGATCGTGGCCTCCGGCTGTCGTTCGGCGAGCAGGTCCAGTATGGCGGCCCGGGCGGCATCGATGGTCATTTGGGTTTGCGGCCGGTGGTCATCAGATCGGGTTTCGGCGGCGGCTTCCATCCTGGCGGGGGGCTGGTCCGCTGCCGGCTCGTCCCAAGACCCATGGCGCCCGGTTTCTGACGAACCAGGCCCGACGTGTCGGCCTGCTCGGCCTCCGCAGCGCTCGCGCCGCCTCGCATCAGGGTGATGCGATCGCGAAGACGGCGCGCCGCCTCGAAATCGAGGGCGCTCGCCGCAGCCTCCATCCTTCGCTGCAGGTCTTCGATGCTGTCTGTCATCTCGGCGCAACGCATGACGGTGCCTTTCAGCACCCGCAGGCATTGACAAGCATCGATGCGACATCCCACACGAGACCGATCCCCCTCAACGGCAGCTGGCGACCCGGCGCGCCGCCATTTCCAAGGAACGCGCGCATGATCCTCCGTACCATCGGCGCTGTTCTGGGCGCGAGTGCGATGCTGGTCGCTACGGCGGCGCCGGCCATGGTGCCGGACCCGGACCCCGGCAAGAAGGCATGCGTGCAGGAAGCCCGGCGGCTATGCCCTGCGGAAATGAAATCGCTGAGCCGGAAGAAGGTGGAGGCCTGCATGATCGCGAAGATCGACCAGACCTCGCCCACCTGCCACGCCGCGATGCTTCGCATCAAGGCGCAGCGCGAGGACGCGGCTAAGCGCTGACGCCCTCGCCGTAGAGCGCATGGTTCTCGGCCCGGATCCGCACGGTCAGCATCGCGGCGTTCAACAGGGTGAACAGCAGCGCGACCCAGACGAGCCCGAACGTCAGGGGCAGCACCGCGATCTCCGCGGTGACCACCATGTAGTTCGGGTGGCGCACGAAGCGGAACGGTCCGCGCCGGACCAGCGGCGCGTCGCGGGTGACGATGATGCGGGTGGTCCAGCGCGGCCCCAGCGTCGCGAGTACCCAGAAGCGCATCAGCTGCAGCACCGCGAAGAGGGCGAGCAGCGGCAAGGATATGGGAGGCCCGCCGACGGTGAACCACAGCACCGCCAGCCAGGCGGTGTGTAGTGCGACCATGACCGGATAATGCGCGGCCCCCACTTCGCGCGCACCCGCGGCAAGCAGCCTCGCGGTGTTCCGCCGTGCGATCACCAGCTCGCTCAGTCGCTGGAGCGTGACGAAGGCCATGATGGCATAGGCCGCACTCATGCCGCGCACCGCAGCGTGAGCGAGGAGGCGGTGAAGCCCGGCCCCAGCGCGCTCAGCACCGACAGGGGGGGCAGGCCCGTCCGCCGATACCGATCCAGCACGAAGAGCACCGTGGGCGCGGACATGTTGCCGTGATCGCGCAGCACCGCGCGCTCCTCGACGAGCGCGCCCTGGTTGAGCGCCAGCGCGTTCTCGATGGCATCCACCACCTTGGCGCCGCCCGGGTGGCAGATGAACTGGTCGACATCCTCTATCGCGAGCCCCTGGGGCGCGAGCATTTCCTGCATGGCCTGCCGCATTTCCTTCCGCGCAAAGACGGGGATCGC includes the following:
- a CDS encoding xanthine dehydrogenase family protein molybdopterin-binding subunit — its product is MSILDNAKQAAQGLVQSAMERLVPLAPDSFIPGGVPDPLIARKHGAIGTPVSRLDGALKVAGGAAFAAEHRFDNMVYAALAYATIARGRIVSIDSAAAEAAPGVVLVMTHQNAPRMAPPPAFGSSPTGVGPADLPILQDDRVHWNGQPIACILAETQEQADHAVTLLRIRYEAEAATTALADAKAQGIEQGLFMGHPLLNEVGDAEAAFAAAPHKVDQRYFTPRHNHNPIEPHAATMAWHGDTLTIHDASQMVTQQAQTLADVFGLKTEQVRLTSPYVGGGFGSKGLWDHQIIGAAAARLSGRPVRIALSREGVYRVVGGRSLTEQRVAIGADSDGRFAALIHTGLSVMTPHNNMPEPFILGSQAAYASPNILLKVEVTRMNALANTFMRAPGEAVGTFALESAIDELAVQLGIDPVELRLRNEPEKDPTNGRPFSCRHIAEAWRRGAARFGWADRPAPATRQEGEWRIGVGCATGTYPYYRMPGAEARITLSRDGEDVRAKVEVAAAEMGMGTATTTALVAAERLGLAIEQIDVVYGDSAIPGAIMAGGSQQTAAIGAAVIAAHAALVGELLTLAGNDSPLAGLSPRDVGCDDGGLAALADPARRERYASILARAQRDSITVTKAGSMPLETMHWSMHSHSALFCEVAVNSVTGETRVRRFLGSFDCGRILNPKTAASQFRGGIIMGLGMALMEETQFDERNGRIMNPSLAEYHVPVHLDVPEIDVIWTDIPDPHTPMGAHGVGEIGITGVAAAVANAIYNATGKRVRALPITLDKLL
- a CDS encoding DUF3253 domain-containing protein — encoded protein: MTIDAARAAILDLLAERQPEATICPSEAARRVAAGSSPEIAADWRAAMPIVHAGVDQLLAQGAIRLRWKGQTLPARTGPYRIARAPESDPENGHSAPPARG
- a CDS encoding isoprenylcysteine carboxyl methyltransferase family protein, which codes for MSAAYAIMAFVTLQRLSELVIARRNTARLLAAGAREVGAAHYPVMVALHTAWLAVLWFTVGGPPISLPLLALFAVLQLMRFWVLATLGPRWTTRIIVTRDAPLVRRGPFRFVRHPNYMVVTAEIAVLPLTFGLVWVALLFTLLNAAMLTVRIRAENHALYGEGVSA
- a CDS encoding UvrB/UvrC motif-containing protein; translated protein: MTDSIEDLQRRMEAAASALDFEAARRLRDRITLMRGGASAAEAEQADTSGLVRQKPGAMGLGTSRQRTSPPPGWKPPPKPDLMTTGRKPK